In Equus przewalskii isolate Varuska chromosome 6, EquPr2, whole genome shotgun sequence, one DNA window encodes the following:
- the ADAT3 gene encoding probable inactive tRNA-specific adenosine deaminase-like protein 3 has translation MDPAPGAAEQRGDQEAGSPEREPAPWQALPVLSEQQCGAVELVLAYAAPVLDKRQTSRLLKEVSAVHPLPAQSHLKRVRPSRDASRPHTLEMLLCLAEPAVGARSLAELLPWPAVDARGLGQPFLVPVPARPPLTRGQFEEARAHWPTSFHEDRQVTCALAGRLFSAQERAAMQGHMERAIRAAQQAAARGLRAVGAVVVDPASDRVLATGHDCRSPATPLLHATMVCIDLVAQGQGRGTYDLRPHPACSFAPAASAQAVRVGSVRKLDEDVDTDEDGLPYVCTGYDLYITREPCAMCAMALVHSRVQRVFYGAPSPDGALGTRLRLHARPDLNHRFQVFRGVLEAACRRLDPDT, from the coding sequence ATGGACCCCGCCCCGGGCGCCGCAGAGCAGCGTGGGGACCAGGAGGCCGGGAGCCCGGAGCGAGAACCCGCGCCATGGCAGGCCCTCCCGGTCCTGTCTGAACAGCAGTGCGGGGCCGTGGAGCTGGTGCTGGCCTACGCTGCACCCGTCCTCGACAAGCGCCAGACCTCACGGCTTCTCAAGGAGGTGTCAGCTGTCCACCCGCTGCCCGCGCAGTCCCACCTCAAGAGGGTGCGGCCGAGCCGCGATGCCAGCCGCCCGCACACGCTGGAGATGCTGCTGTGCCTGGCGGAGCCTGCCGTGGGCGCGCGCTCGCTCGCTGAGCTCCTGCCGTGGCCAGCCGTGGACGCCCGTGGCCTGGGACAGCCCTTCCTGGTGCCCGTGCCTGCCCGGCCGCCCCTGACCAGGGGCCAGTTTGAGGAGGCCCGTGCCCACTGGCCCACATCCTTCCACGAGGACAGGCAGGTGACCTGTGCCCTGGCCGGGCGGCTCTTCTCAGCACAGGAGCGGGCTGCGATGCAGGGCCACATGGAGCGGGCTATCCGGGCGGCGCAGCAGGCGGCCGCGAGGGGCCTGAGGGCCGTGGGGGCCGTGGTGGTGGACCCAGCCTCAGACCGTGTGCTGGCCACGGGCCACGACTGCCGCAGCCCGGCCACCCCCCTGCTGCACGCCACCATGGTGTGCATCGACCTGgtggcccagggccagggccgCGGCACCTACGACCTCAGGCCCCACCCCGCCTGCTCCTTCGCCCCGGCCGCCAGCGCCCAGGCCGTCCGCGTGGGCTCCGTGCGCAAGCTGGACGAGGACGTGGACACGGATGAGGACGGCCTCCCCTACGTGTGCACCGGCTACGACCTCTACATCACCCGCGAGCCCTGTGCCATGTGCGCCATGGCCCTGGTGCACTCCCGCGTGCAGCGCGTCTTCTACGGCGCGCCCTCGCCCGACGGCGCCCTGGGCACCCGCCTCCGCCTCCACGCCCGGCCCGACCTCAACCACCGCTTCCAGGTGTTCCGCGGCGTGCTGGAGGCCGCGTGCCGCCGGCTGGACCCTGACACGTAG
- the SCAMP4 gene encoding secretory carrier-associated membrane protein 4 yields the protein MSGKENNFPPLPKFIPLKPCFYQNFSDEIPIEHQLLVKRIFRLWLFYCATLGVNLIACLAWWIGGGSGANFGLALVWLLLFSPCSYVCWFRPAYKAFRADSSFNFMAFFFIFGAQFVLTVIQAVGFSGWGACGWLAAIGFFQTNVGAAVVMLLPAIMFSMSAALMAVVIMKVHRIYRGAGGSFQKAQTEWSTGAWRNPPSREAQYNNFSGNSLPEYPTVPSYPAGGGQWP from the exons ATGTCAG GAAAGGAGAACAACTTCCCGCCGCTGCCCAAGTTCATCCCGCTGAAGCCATGCTTCTACCAGAACTTCTCCGACGAGATCCCCATCGAGCACCAGCTGCTGGTGAAGAGGATCTTCCGGCTGTGGCTGT TCTACTGCGCCACCCTGGGGGTCAACCTCATCGCCTGCCTGGCCTGGTGGATCGGCGGCGGCTCGGGAGCCAACTTCGGCCTGGCCTTGGTCTGGCTGCTGCTCTTCTCCCCCTGCAGCTATGTGTGCTGGTTCCGGCCCGCGTACAAGGCCTTCCG AGCCGACAGCTCCTTTAACTTCATGgccttcttcttcatctttggaGCCCAGTTTGTCCTGACCGTCATCCAGGCCGTCGGCTTCTCGGGCTGGGGCGCATG TGGTTGGCTGGCAGCAATCGGGTTCTTCCAGACCAATGTTGGGGCTGCTGTGGTTATGCTGCTTCCAGCCATCATGTTCTCCATGTCAGCTGCCCTGATGGCCGTCGTGATCATGAAG GTGCACAGGATCTATCGAGGGGCTGGCGGAAGCTTCCAGAAGGCGCAGACGGAGTGGAGCACAGGTGCTTGGCGGAACCCGCCATCTCGGGAGGCCCAGTACAACAACTTCTCCGGGAACAGCCTGCCCGAGTACCCCACGGTGCCCAGCTACCCGGCCGGTGGCGGCCAGTGGCCCTAG